The following is a genomic window from Oncorhynchus kisutch isolate 150728-3 linkage group LG6, Okis_V2, whole genome shotgun sequence.
TTATATGTCATAATCTATAAATGGTTTATTAACTTACATTTGGCAATCAAATCTACAGTGGGAATTGTTATGTCACCCTTTATACACCACTTATAGTATATGACATAGGCTTATAGAtcatttgtgaagcatttatataGCGCTTATAAAGCCTTTATGTATGCTATAAAAAGTCTTTATAGGTTGTACTGCCCTCACCCAATGTCCGACACATGAGTCCTGATGTGTTTGGTCAGCTTAGCTGCCTCACTGAAAGCCTTGCCACACAGGCTGCAGGTGTGGGCCCCGCCTCCGGCAGGCCGCATTCCATTGTGAACGCGCTGGTGCTTCCTACACGTGTAGGCGTCCTTGAAGCTCATGCCGCAGACAGGGCAGCCGTACAGCCGCAGCTCCGTGTGAACGCGCCGGTGGTTCCTCAGTGTGCCATCGTTGTTGAATCGCTTGCCACACAGTGCACAAACgtacggcttctctcctgtgtgaatgcgGAGGTGGATCTTGAGGCGTGACACGTGGCTGAATATCTTACCACACTGAGGGCACGGGTGGGACTTCTGATCCCCcctgttgtttgtttgttgttgaccCCTGTTGTTTGTGGACCTGTTTATTTGTTGATGACCCCTATTTGTTGACCTATTTGTTTGTGGTTGACGTCTGGTTTGACCCGGATAGAACAGGGAGGTCAAGGGACCTACGGTACTGGTGGTGTCCCCGAAGTCTAGTTCTGGCCCTGTTGTTACACAACCATCGCTGCCAATCTGACGGAAAAAGCCATCTGGGATCATGGCCGCACTAGCTGATACCAGGTCATTTGGGACGCCCGAGGCAGAGGCACCATACCTGCTGCTGTCTGCAACCACTGATTCCAGGTCAGCGCTCAGGTCTGAAACAGTGTACCTGGTTTCAACAGTGGCTGGTCCAGGGTCCGAACTGGGGTTTAGTTCACCACACCCCATCTGAGCAGATACTGACCCCAGGTCAGTAGGGATAGTATCACTAGGCTCTGTTTTGATGCCCTCAGAGTTATAGTGTAAAACCACTCTGTCCACGGGGCATGATGTGCTGCTGAAGGGATTTGCAGAGGGAAGCAGAAGCTGGTCGTCTTCTTCGTCCAAGTCCCTTTTCACGGACGCTGAAGTCAATGGAGCTACTACTGGGGTAGTAGCTGATGTATCGGTCTGTTGTGAGGACAGGGTATGTGGAGAGTTACACAGACTCTTCCACTCGGTGCACTCTGTGGGTAGCTGGCTATGTGTGGCAGGCATCTTATCCTGGTTCATTACCATGTGGTTCTGGGTCTGTGTAGACTCAAGGTCTGGACCCTGGTCGGAACTCCACTGGTGCTGcccagacatagagagagaaacaggcctgGTCGAGACTGGATGGACAGAccaacaaacagacagaaaagagagagaaatcagCTTGATTCCATTCACACAACTACAGAAGCAACGATCCAAACATGAGTTTACAGGCATTTTGTAGGATGAGCTTGCTTGGGTAATG
Proteins encoded in this region:
- the LOC109893131 gene encoding zinc finger and SCAN domain-containing protein 2, which translates into the protein MTKLQLLNAYLTERLMVAVDEILEVVGGTVSEFEEETARTKRENEVLKRRLREVGLDTGTECSAVSTRPVSLSMSGQHQWSSDQGPDLESTQTQNHMVMNQDKMPATHSQLPTECTEWKSLCNSPHTLSSQQTDTSATTPVVAPLTSASVKRDLDEEDDQLLLPSANPFSSTSCPVDRVVLHYNSEGIKTEPSDTIPTDLGSVSAQMGCGELNPSSDPGPATVETRYTVSDLSADLESVVADSSRYGASASGVPNDLVSASAAMIPDGFFRQIGSDGCVTTGPELDFGDTTSTVGPLTSLFYPGQTRRQPQTNRSTNRGHQQINRSTNNRGQQQTNNRGDQKSHPCPQCGKIFSHVSRLKIHLRIHTGEKPYVCALCGKRFNNDGTLRNHRRVHTELRLYGCPVCGMSFKDAYTCRKHQRVHNGMRPAGGGAHTCSLCGKAFSEAAKLTKHIRTHVSDIG